A window of Thunnus thynnus chromosome 17, fThuThy2.1, whole genome shotgun sequence contains these coding sequences:
- the crb3a gene encoding protein crumbs homolog 3a, with the protein MAVCPDVLAIHGVVVRSVLLLVLSSNPVRGNYTIRASDTRSNNTHDVNNVAAIVAPVVTFGVLAIVSAVLGWMFCVVKKKRQTEGTYRPSAEEQSGARSVAAPDALKLPKEERLI; encoded by the exons ATGGCAGTCTGTCCGGATGTGTTGGCCATACATGGAGTTGTGGTCAGGAGTGTGTTACTGCTGGTACTAAGCAGTAATCCTGTGCGGG GGAATTATACCATTCGTGCAAGTGACACTCGTTCTAATAACACTCATGAT GTAAACAACGTTGCAGCTATCGTGGCCCCCGTGGTCACCTTCGGTGTCCTGGCCATAGTCTCAGCTGTTCTCGGCTGGATGTTCTGCGTGGTGAAAAAGAAGAGGCAGACTGAGGGGACGTACAGACCCAGCGCTGAGGAACAGTCTGGTGCACGCAGCGTCGCCGCACCAGATGCGCTAAAGCTACCAAAGGAGGAAAGACTCATTTGA